In Candidatus Poribacteria bacterium, a single genomic region encodes these proteins:
- a CDS encoding VWA domain-containing protein encodes MRFAHPEFLHFLWAVPLVILLLLFGLQQKRKALLRFYTNVNPTHLQRHKVQAGLLLLGYLLLTLAIARPQWGAKPESVAERLDVMFALDISTSMLAESEASIRRLTRAKEVMFSLLEELEGDRVGLLYFAEASFVVCPLTSDTATLREFLAAVTPETLTHSGTRIGNAIETATARLDVDQNDTTAVESDFDGQKVLILFTDGEDHGEDVIAAAAAAPQKGVYIYCVGVGNAVQSVPIPLQMGNAAETTPYKRDANGQLVLTVLDETQLQEIAEAGKGKYYHASMGVAELATDLARLEKQKFRIRSGGEYQERFQLFVAGALILLICELLHFAVWSRKMRS; translated from the coding sequence ATGCGTTTTGCCCACCCTGAATTTCTCCATTTTTTATGGGCAGTGCCGCTTGTGATACTGTTGCTTCTCTTTGGATTGCAACAGAAACGGAAAGCATTGCTGCGATTCTACACTAATGTAAATCCCACACATCTACAGCGACACAAGGTACAAGCGGGATTGTTACTGCTGGGGTATCTCCTGTTGACGCTCGCAATCGCGCGTCCGCAGTGGGGTGCTAAACCTGAGTCGGTCGCGGAAAGGCTGGATGTCATGTTCGCATTAGATATTTCAACCAGTATGCTTGCGGAAAGTGAAGCATCGATTCGGCGACTGACACGCGCCAAAGAGGTTATGTTTTCACTGTTAGAGGAACTCGAAGGTGATCGAGTTGGATTGCTCTACTTTGCTGAAGCGAGTTTCGTTGTGTGTCCCCTGACGAGCGATACTGCCACCCTCAGAGAATTCTTGGCGGCGGTAACTCCTGAAACACTTACCCATAGTGGAACCCGTATCGGCAACGCCATTGAGACAGCAACTGCCCGACTTGACGTAGATCAAAATGACACAACAGCAGTAGAATCCGATTTTGATGGGCAGAAGGTCCTGATTCTGTTTACAGACGGGGAGGACCACGGGGAAGATGTTATTGCTGCCGCAGCGGCGGCACCCCAAAAAGGTGTATATATCTATTGCGTGGGTGTTGGCAACGCTGTCCAATCTGTGCCTATTCCGCTTCAGATGGGGAACGCAGCGGAAACTACGCCCTACAAACGTGATGCTAACGGGCAGTTGGTACTAACGGTGTTGGATGAAACGCAGCTACAAGAAATTGCTGAGGCAGGAAAAGGCAAGTATTATCATGCAAGTATGGGTGTCGCCGAGTTAGCGACGGACTTGGCGCGACTCGAAAAGCAGAAATTCAGGATCCGTTCAGGTGGTGAATATCAAGAACGCTTTCAGTTGTTTGTGGCGGGTGCGTTGATTCTGCTTATCTGTGAATTGCTTCATTTTGCGGTATGGTCGCGTAAAATGCGTTCTTAA
- a CDS encoding branched-chain amino acid ABC transporter permease, with product MNLETIRDQLTTKNIIFGLLICFFPLLMYGIDYINLLLSYRDIFLPTPSGDYILFIVVQVGLYTLLAVGLNIVCGFTGLLDLGYVGFYLVGGYTAGLLMVRLGFSYWMVLPLAVLNGALWGLLRGAPTLRLTGDYFAIVTFGFAELLFRIVKNEIWLIGDINGFVKNIPHVTLFGMKLNQNWHHYYHILILLALVIFVTYRLQHSRVGRAWVAIREDEQAAASMGINVSRYKALAFAVSAAIGGLGGAFLAPFSSSISARTFEFWESILILCMVILGGKGSIKGSVVGAVIIASLSEILRVILSGFPQFSGARYLIFGIILVLLMRYRPDGLIFKKA from the coding sequence ATGAACCTTGAAACCATTCGAGATCAACTAACAACCAAAAACATAATTTTTGGGCTTCTAATCTGTTTCTTTCCATTACTCATGTACGGAATAGATTACATTAACCTCTTACTGTCCTATCGGGACATCTTCCTTCCAACACCAAGCGGGGATTATATTCTTTTCATCGTTGTTCAAGTTGGTCTCTACACACTTCTTGCGGTCGGGCTAAATATCGTTTGCGGATTTACGGGGTTGTTAGACCTCGGCTACGTTGGGTTCTATCTCGTCGGAGGATACACCGCGGGACTTCTGATGGTGCGACTCGGGTTTAGTTATTGGATGGTCTTGCCATTAGCGGTCCTTAACGGCGCACTTTGGGGATTATTGCGTGGCGCGCCTACCTTACGCCTTACTGGTGATTATTTCGCAATTGTTACCTTTGGGTTTGCAGAATTGCTTTTCCGGATCGTGAAAAATGAAATATGGCTGATTGGGGACATCAATGGATTTGTCAAAAACATTCCACACGTTACGCTTTTTGGGATGAAACTCAATCAGAATTGGCACCACTATTACCATATTCTCATCTTACTCGCTTTGGTCATATTCGTTACCTACCGGTTGCAGCATTCCCGTGTAGGAAGGGCATGGGTTGCTATCCGAGAAGACGAACAAGCCGCAGCATCTATGGGAATCAACGTCAGCCGATACAAGGCGCTCGCCTTTGCTGTCAGTGCAGCTATTGGAGGCCTCGGTGGGGCTTTTTTAGCACCATTTTCGTCAAGCATTAGCGCACGAACCTTTGAATTTTGGGAGTCTATCCTCATCCTCTGTATGGTGATCCTGGGCGGCAAGGGCAGCATCAAGGGATCGGTTGTAGGCGCAGTCATCATCGCTTCCTTAAGTGAAATCCTACGCGTAATCCTGTCCGGCTTTCCTCAATTTAGCGGCGCACGCTATCTGATCTTCGGCATCATCTTAGTTTTACTGATGCGCTATCGCCCAGATGGTCTAATTTTCAAAAAAGCGTAA
- a CDS encoding branched-chain amino acid ABC transporter permease, with product MEQFTEQLINALVLGGIYALIAVGYTMVYGIIELINFAHGEIFMFGAYFAFTLVTVFNLPFWVALPMSMLLCAGIGMLMDLVAYRPLRNAARLSALITAIGVSIGLQNLARIIWGARQRPFPSESLPTFLKQGIPPSEPLPAFSLTETAIALPGGAFLPYRDLCIILLAFALMIALNRLVSLTKIGKAMRACAQNRVAANLMGINTNRVIVITFAIGSALGAVAGVMVGVKEIIEPTMGYYKGVAAFAAAVLGGIGNITGAMVGGLLIGFAEVFGAGYIPGGYGSGYRVAIAYIVMIAVILIRPSGLFGKSTATRA from the coding sequence ATGGAGCAATTTACAGAGCAGCTGATTAATGCCCTTGTGCTCGGCGGCATTTATGCACTTATTGCCGTTGGTTACACCATGGTTTATGGCATTATTGAATTGATTAACTTCGCCCACGGCGAAATTTTCATGTTCGGTGCCTACTTCGCATTCACCCTGGTCACGGTTTTTAACCTACCATTTTGGGTAGCACTCCCGATGAGTATGCTCCTCTGTGCTGGCATCGGAATGTTAATGGATCTGGTTGCTTATCGTCCGCTTCGTAACGCAGCACGCCTCTCAGCATTAATCACAGCGATCGGTGTTTCAATCGGTCTGCAAAATCTCGCGCGAATTATCTGGGGTGCAAGGCAACGTCCTTTCCCATCAGAATCTCTACCGACATTTTTAAAGCAAGGTATTCCTCCAAGCGAACCTCTACCGGCATTTTCCTTGACTGAGACGGCGATTGCCCTTCCCGGCGGTGCTTTTCTACCCTATCGGGACTTATGTATCATTCTGCTTGCCTTTGCTCTAATGATTGCCTTAAACCGGTTGGTCTCCTTAACAAAGATAGGGAAAGCAATGCGGGCTTGTGCCCAAAATCGGGTTGCTGCCAATTTGATGGGTATCAATACCAACCGAGTCATTGTTATAACATTCGCTATCGGCTCTGCTTTAGGGGCTGTTGCGGGGGTGATGGTAGGTGTGAAAGAAATTATTGAACCGACGATGGGGTACTATAAGGGTGTCGCAGCGTTTGCCGCTGCTGTCCTTGGCGGAATTGGAAACATCACCGGTGCAATGGTCGGAGGACTCCTCATCGGATTCGCTGAAGTATTTGGGGCGGGCTATATCCCCGGCGGCTACGGTTCCGGGTATCGGGTAGCCATTGCCTATATTGTCATGATTGCTGTCATTTTAATCCGTCCTTCAGGGTTGTTTGGGAAATCGACTGCAACCCGTGCCTAA
- a CDS encoding ABC transporter substrate-binding protein, with amino-acid sequence MRDWLVGLLIIGLVSVWGCQPASRDTQTTQGEVRVAVAGPFTGNAAAFGEMIKRGAELRAKHINDAGGINGMKLTLVPGDDAGTEKEARAVATRFATDRRILAVVGHFNSACSLAGKPIYADNGIVELSPGSTNVSVCEGSDWTFRNLYRDDFQGEFIANYIKNYMKEFQSVAILFDNDDYGRGLRDGFSAAAEEIGIEIVASEAYDRDNTDFKAQLTSIKAKNPDLIFISGLYGQAGLIAKQAREAGITAQFFGADGVDSPDYLIIAGPAAEGTYLTTPFTFELGGEQAKQVASSFESEYGVPPDTWAALTYDAVGMIAEAIEKTYNREATLAENRKAIRDHLASLDTPEEGYKGITGLTYFDKNGDTVNKPAYVKIVKDGQFATAPDQVLD; translated from the coding sequence ATGAGAGATTGGCTTGTCGGATTATTAATAATAGGGCTTGTGTCTGTTTGGGGATGTCAGCCTGCAAGTAGGGACACACAGACAACTCAGGGTGAAGTAAGAGTCGCAGTCGCTGGGCCCTTTACAGGCAACGCAGCAGCATTTGGAGAGATGATTAAACGCGGTGCTGAACTCAGAGCGAAACACATCAATGACGCAGGTGGCATCAACGGTATGAAACTAACACTCGTTCCCGGAGACGACGCTGGGACAGAAAAGGAAGCGAGAGCTGTTGCTACACGCTTTGCCACTGACCGACGCATTCTCGCGGTTGTTGGGCACTTTAACAGTGCATGTTCCTTAGCAGGTAAACCCATTTACGCAGATAATGGGATCGTTGAATTGTCTCCAGGCTCAACCAATGTAAGCGTCTGTGAAGGAAGTGATTGGACATTTCGGAATTTATATCGAGACGATTTTCAGGGAGAGTTCATCGCCAACTATATTAAGAATTACATGAAGGAGTTTCAGAGCGTCGCCATTCTGTTTGATAATGACGATTATGGGCGTGGACTTCGAGACGGTTTCAGTGCCGCTGCAGAGGAAATTGGGATTGAGATTGTTGCCTCTGAAGCCTACGACCGAGACAATACGGATTTTAAAGCGCAACTCACCAGTATTAAGGCAAAGAATCCAGATCTTATCTTCATCTCCGGTCTTTATGGTCAAGCGGGACTCATCGCGAAACAGGCGCGTGAGGCTGGGATTACAGCGCAATTTTTCGGTGCTGATGGCGTGGATTCTCCAGATTATCTCATAATCGCAGGCCCCGCCGCAGAGGGAACATATCTAACGACCCCATTTACGTTTGAATTAGGTGGCGAACAAGCAAAACAGGTCGCTTCATCATTTGAGAGTGAATATGGTGTCCCACCCGATACGTGGGCGGCACTAACTTACGATGCGGTAGGTATGATTGCGGAAGCAATCGAAAAAACCTATAATAGGGAGGCCACCCTTGCTGAAAATCGGAAAGCCATCCGCGACCACTTGGCATCACTCGATACGCCGGAAGAAGGATACAAAGGGATTACCGGGCTAACCTATTTTGACAAAAACGGTGACACTGTTAATAAACCGGCTTATGTCAAAATCGTTAAAGATGGGCAATTCGCGACTGCTCCTGACCAAGTGCTTGATTGA
- a CDS encoding phosphatase PAP2 family protein, which translates to MVKPVIIYTLTQGRVYKPRQRQWGKLSKSLKPWLICTLVFCAFITGLEADAENFVSRWDQELFDRIYDAPPRQQPTWTLMETISDFGDYRAVMGASALLMAYGNDSHRETGKLLFSAYMGAGVITYGMKRLIGRKRPLDATLGNPSLPSGHASIVFSAATILGYRYPKLRIPLYIGAGLVSFSRIYLGRHYTSDVLTGAAIGTGMGMLVWHNRATLLKWEF; encoded by the coding sequence ATGGTAAAACCTGTGATTATCTATACACTAACGCAAGGGCGAGTTTACAAACCTCGCCAGCGACAGTGGGGCAAACTATCAAAATCTCTTAAACCGTGGCTGATATGCACACTGGTTTTCTGTGCTTTCATAACGGGGTTAGAAGCGGATGCCGAGAACTTCGTATCGCGCTGGGATCAGGAACTCTTTGATCGTATCTATGACGCACCACCACGCCAGCAACCGACATGGACACTCATGGAAACGATTTCAGATTTTGGAGATTATCGCGCAGTAATGGGGGCATCGGCTCTGCTCATGGCGTACGGGAATGATTCACACCGAGAAACCGGAAAACTTTTATTTTCCGCGTATATGGGAGCAGGGGTTATAACATACGGCATGAAAAGACTGATAGGCAGGAAGCGACCGCTCGATGCAACATTGGGGAATCCGTCCTTACCGTCGGGGCACGCCTCTATTGTGTTCAGTGCTGCGACGATCTTAGGCTATCGGTATCCGAAATTACGCATCCCACTCTATATTGGCGCGGGACTCGTCAGTTTCTCTCGTATCTATTTGGGACGGCACTACACCTCAGACGTGCTAACTGGAGCAGCAATCGGCACGGGAATGGGGATGCTCGTCTGGCATAACCGAGCAACACTGTTAAAATGGGAATTTTAG
- a CDS encoding helix-turn-helix domain-containing protein, translated as MRIRHAVVEYDLEEAAAMLDISPADLKQAVSAGYLQCYYRLGEGDYRFHEASLRANKDLLSEDDYLAKVLKAGSHSETTTVPDAAEEDLPPTPSDP; from the coding sequence ATGCGAATACGCCACGCCGTCGTTGAGTATGACTTGGAAGAGGCAGCAGCGATGTTGGATATCTCACCGGCAGATCTCAAGCAAGCAGTCAGTGCTGGGTACCTTCAGTGTTACTATAGACTCGGCGAAGGTGATTATCGTTTCCATGAAGCAAGTCTCCGTGCGAATAAAGATTTGCTTTCAGAGGACGATTATCTCGCCAAAGTGCTAAAGGCGGGTTCGCATTCAGAGACTACTACGGTGCCTGACGCGGCGGAAGAGGATCTACCGCCCACGCCATCCGATCCATAA
- a CDS encoding LamG domain-containing protein produces the protein MKRNLTRTPYLVCLLLIGTLCILMTEVQDASAQILDPDLVLYFDYEDFDGNTVLEKSGRGYDGEINGNVTQSDDGKFGKAGQFAAGSFLDLDGPNVKSEDVPIEGMSLLAWINVASVSDMAIFNARATDGTWVVHPEARGDGNYRWLNRGPNPGRTIFDIRAGKNEANKWIHYGGTYSRADALAVLYINGEKVGEESSRLDTPIADNWGQGARVGFNIDNQRAFTGLMDEFNLWKRGLTAEEVNDIMNNGLGPTLTAVEAQGKLATTWGKLKAN, from the coding sequence ATGAAACGCAATCTTACACGAACCCCTTATTTAGTATGTTTACTTCTGATAGGCACTCTCTGTATACTTATGACAGAAGTTCAGGATGCATCCGCTCAGATTTTAGATCCGGATTTAGTCCTGTATTTCGACTACGAAGATTTCGACGGAAACACCGTCCTTGAAAAGTCTGGACGTGGCTATGATGGCGAGATTAATGGTAATGTCACACAATCCGATGATGGAAAGTTTGGCAAAGCCGGTCAGTTCGCAGCCGGCAGCTTCCTCGATTTAGATGGCCCCAACGTTAAGTCTGAGGACGTTCCCATTGAAGGCATGAGTCTTCTTGCGTGGATTAACGTTGCATCCGTATCGGATATGGCAATTTTCAACGCCCGCGCAACGGATGGCACGTGGGTTGTACACCCCGAAGCACGTGGGGACGGAAATTATCGGTGGCTCAATCGGGGGCCTAACCCCGGTAGGACGATATTTGATATCCGAGCAGGTAAAAACGAAGCCAATAAGTGGATACATTACGGTGGCACGTACAGTCGTGCAGACGCATTAGCCGTTCTCTACATCAACGGTGAAAAGGTGGGTGAAGAAAGTTCTCGCCTTGACACACCCATCGCAGACAACTGGGGGCAGGGCGCACGTGTCGGTTTTAACATCGACAATCAACGTGCTTTCACCGGACTGATGGATGAATTTAACCTCTGGAAACGCGGTTTGACAGCGGAAGAGGTCAATGATATCATGAACAATGGCCTTGGCCCGACGCTTACCGCAGTAGAAGCACAAGGTAAGCTCGCAACGACTTGGGGCAAGCTCAAGGCGAACTAA
- a CDS encoding LamG domain-containing protein, which produces MKRNFIPTPYLMCLLLIGTLCMFMAEIQDTSAEALDPDLVLYFDYEDFEGKTVLEKSGRGYDGEINGKITQSDDGKFGKAGQFAAGSFLDLDGPNVDPDDIPTEGMSVVAWINVEAISDMAIFNARAGDGTWLVHPEARGDGNYRWLNRGPNPGRTIFDIRAGKNVAKEWQHYAGTYSRADGKAILYINGKKVGEEASRLDTPIAGNWGQGARVGFNIDNKRPFTGLMDELNVWKRGLTEEEVNAIMNDSVETFLAVEAHGKLATTWGSLKASK; this is translated from the coding sequence ATGAAACGGAACTTTATACCAACGCCTTATCTGATGTGCTTACTTCTGATAGGCACTCTCTGTATGTTTATGGCAGAAATCCAAGACACATCCGCTGAGGCTTTAGATCCGGATTTGGTTCTGTATTTTGATTATGAGGACTTTGAAGGCAAGACCGTTCTTGAAAAGTCCGGACGCGGTTACGATGGTGAGATTAATGGGAAGATCACACAATCCGATGATGGGAAGTTTGGCAAAGCCGGTCAGTTCGCAGCCGGCAGCTTCCTCGATTTAGATGGTCCCAACGTTGATCCTGATGACATCCCCACTGAAGGGATGAGTGTTGTCGCGTGGATTAACGTTGAAGCCATATCGGATATGGCGATTTTCAACGCTCGCGCAGGCGATGGTACATGGCTTGTCCACCCCGAAGCACGTGGCGATGGCAATTATCGGTGGCTCAATCGGGGGCCTAACCCCGGTAGGACGATATTTGATATCCGAGCAGGTAAAAACGTAGCCAAAGAATGGCAGCATTACGCCGGCACGTACAGCCGCGCGGATGGAAAAGCCATTCTCTACATTAATGGTAAAAAGGTCGGTGAAGAAGCGTCTCGCCTTGACACACCTATCGCAGGCAACTGGGGGCAGGGCGCACGGGTCGGCTTTAACATCGACAATAAACGTCCTTTCACCGGACTCATGGATGAGCTTAACGTCTGGAAACGTGGCTTGACAGAGGAAGAAGTCAATGCTATTATGAACGATAGTGTTGAAACGTTTCTTGCTGTGGAAGCACACGGTAAGCTTGCAACGACTTGGGGAAGCCTTAAAGCATCAAAGTAA
- a CDS encoding LamG domain-containing protein gives MKRNLILTPYLACLLLIGALCIVQTASAEVLDPDLVLYFDYEDFKGDTVLEKSGRGYDGAINGKVTQSNDGKFGKAAHFVTGSFLDLDGPNVKPEDIPTEGMSIVAWIHVEAIADMAIFNARAKDNTWLVHPEARGSGKYRWLNRSPGGATIFDIRAGDNEANEWQHYAGTFSRADGKAILYINGKNVGEEKARVGTPIADNWGQGARVGYNIDNNRPFAGLMDELNVWKRGLTEEEVNAIMNDGVEAFLAVEAHGKLATTWGKLKASK, from the coding sequence ATGAAACGGAACCTTATACTAACCCCTTATCTGGCGTGCTTACTTCTGATAGGTGCTCTCTGTATAGTTCAGACCGCGTCGGCTGAGGTTTTAGATCCGGATTTGGTACTATATTTTGACTATGAGGATTTCAAAGGCGATACTGTCCTTGAAAAGTCTGGACGCGGTTACGATGGTGCGATTAATGGGAAGGTTACCCAATCCAATGATGGAAAGTTTGGCAAAGCCGCCCATTTTGTAACCGGAAGTTTTCTCGACTTAGATGGTCCCAATGTCAAGCCTGAGGATATTCCTACCGAAGGCATGAGTATCGTCGCGTGGATTCACGTTGAAGCCATCGCAGATATGGCAATTTTCAATGCGCGTGCGAAGGATAATACGTGGCTTGTACATCCAGAGGCACGCGGGAGTGGCAAGTATCGTTGGCTCAACCGGAGTCCTGGCGGTGCGACTATCTTTGACATTCGCGCTGGAGATAACGAGGCGAATGAATGGCAGCATTACGCTGGCACGTTCAGCCGCGCGGATGGAAAAGCCATACTATATATAAACGGGAAAAATGTGGGTGAAGAAAAAGCCCGTGTCGGCACGCCTATTGCAGACAACTGGGGACAGGGTGCCCGCGTTGGCTATAACATTGACAACAACCGTCCTTTCGCCGGACTCATGGATGAGCTTAACGTCTGGAAACGTGGCTTGACAGAGGAAGAAGTCAATGCTATTATGAACGACGGCGTTGAGGCATTTCTTGCTGTGGAAGCGCACGGTAAATTGGCAACTACATGGGGAAAACTTAAGGCATCAAAGTAA
- the kdsB gene encoding 3-deoxy-manno-octulosonate cytidylyltransferase, which yields MRSVGIIPARYASSRFEGKPLVNLLGKPMVQHVYESACRAKTLDEVIVATDDTRIYDAVKQFGGNVQMTGDCATGTERVAVVAERLTCDIVANIQGDEPLLDPVQIDMMLQPFIDKPDVQVCTLKQRVETDADYRDGNVVKVVTNLQGDALYFSRASMPGSRGEMISPLLHKFPVYRHVGLYAYRREQLLAFTKWDSTPYELAEGLEQLRFLEHGVPIHVVETDIPLIGVDVPADLERVKQILEAS from the coding sequence TTGCGAAGTGTAGGAATTATCCCAGCCCGCTATGCATCAAGCCGTTTTGAGGGCAAGCCATTGGTGAATCTTCTCGGGAAACCGATGGTACAGCATGTTTACGAAAGCGCGTGCCGTGCAAAGACGTTAGATGAAGTTATTGTCGCTACGGATGACACGCGCATTTACGATGCTGTAAAGCAATTTGGCGGGAACGTCCAGATGACAGGTGATTGTGCAACAGGTACTGAGCGGGTTGCCGTTGTTGCAGAGCGGTTGACGTGTGATATTGTTGCCAATATCCAAGGGGACGAACCCTTGCTCGACCCGGTACAGATAGACATGATGCTGCAGCCTTTCATTGATAAACCGGATGTGCAGGTTTGCACGTTAAAGCAACGGGTTGAAACTGACGCGGATTATCGAGATGGTAACGTGGTTAAAGTCGTTACAAATCTTCAGGGCGACGCATTATACTTTTCACGCGCATCTATGCCCGGGAGTAGAGGCGAAATGATCTCGCCCCTACTGCACAAATTCCCTGTGTATCGGCATGTCGGTTTATACGCTTACCGCCGAGAGCAGCTCCTCGCTTTCACAAAGTGGGACAGCACACCTTATGAACTCGCGGAGGGGTTAGAACAATTACGCTTTTTAGAACACGGTGTCCCGATTCACGTTGTTGAGACCGACATTCCACTTATTGGGGTTGATGTTCCTGCCGACTTGGAACGGGTAAAACAAATTTTGGAGGCTTCATAA
- a CDS encoding CTP synthase: MTKYIFVTGGVISGIGKGITTASLGRLLINRGFKVIVVKIDPYLNVDAGVMNPFQHGEVFVTHDGAETDLDLGNYERFLGIDLNKYSNFTTGSVYSEVIAKERRGDYLGETVQLIPHITDEIKRRIYQIGEDNEAEIVITEIGGTIGDFEMPPFVEAIRQMAVEVGREDTMFLHVSLIYTLPNGESKSKPTQHSIRKLQELGVQPDVLLCRTSQMLDEAFRQKIALLCGIAEECIFEGLDTKCVDEIPLNFERQGMGHLVSKKLGLETRVPMDAEWGAMVEKLKNPKQEARIAIVGKYTTGNDAYISVQEALKHGGIANEVSVEIEWIEAESLTEHPDLDSVFENADGILVPGGFGYRGIEGMLVAARYARENDIPYFGLCLGMQCLVIEFARHVANLKNANTTEVDENTPYPVIDLMHEQRSIADLGATMRLGHYPCVLKENTKSYDAYQQPIILERHRHRYELNNQYRSQLEAAGLRFSGMSPDESLVEIAEVADHPWMVGSQFHPEFQSKPLAPHPLFREFIAAVLSHQGEDQDMEGANT, encoded by the coding sequence ATGACAAAATACATTTTCGTAACGGGCGGGGTTATTTCAGGGATCGGCAAAGGTATCACAACTGCATCGTTAGGTAGATTGCTCATCAATCGCGGGTTTAAGGTGATTGTTGTCAAGATTGATCCATATCTCAACGTGGACGCGGGGGTGATGAACCCATTCCAACATGGTGAGGTTTTCGTCACCCATGATGGCGCGGAAACCGATCTGGACCTGGGAAATTATGAAAGGTTTCTTGGCATAGATCTGAACAAATACTCTAACTTTACGACGGGTTCCGTCTATAGTGAAGTGATTGCGAAGGAACGGCGGGGTGACTATCTCGGTGAAACCGTGCAGCTGATTCCACATATTACCGATGAAATCAAACGTCGTATCTATCAGATCGGGGAGGACAACGAAGCCGAAATCGTCATTACGGAGATAGGTGGAACCATCGGGGACTTTGAGATGCCACCGTTTGTCGAAGCCATCCGACAAATGGCTGTTGAGGTAGGACGCGAAGATACCATGTTTCTCCATGTGTCGCTTATTTACACCTTACCTAATGGCGAGAGCAAGAGCAAACCGACACAACATAGCATCCGCAAACTCCAGGAATTGGGTGTCCAACCAGATGTGCTGCTTTGCCGCACCAGCCAAATGTTAGATGAAGCCTTCCGCCAGAAAATTGCCCTCCTTTGCGGTATTGCTGAAGAATGTATTTTTGAAGGATTGGACACAAAGTGCGTTGATGAAATCCCGCTTAATTTTGAACGACAAGGGATGGGACATCTCGTTTCAAAGAAACTTGGACTTGAAACGCGCGTACCCATGGATGCTGAATGGGGCGCGATGGTCGAAAAACTAAAAAACCCAAAGCAGGAAGCCCGAATTGCGATTGTTGGAAAATACACAACCGGCAATGATGCCTATATCAGTGTGCAGGAAGCACTTAAACACGGTGGAATTGCTAACGAAGTCTCTGTCGAAATTGAGTGGATAGAAGCGGAGTCGCTCACAGAACATCCAGATCTTGATAGTGTTTTTGAAAATGCTGACGGGATATTGGTTCCAGGGGGGTTCGGTTATCGGGGCATTGAAGGAATGCTGGTTGCTGCACGATACGCCCGTGAAAATGACATTCCGTATTTCGGATTATGTCTCGGCATGCAGTGTCTCGTAATTGAGTTTGCCCGGCACGTCGCGAACCTAAAAAATGCAAATACCACAGAAGTAGACGAGAATACACCCTATCCGGTTATAGATTTAATGCATGAACAGCGTTCGATAGCTGACCTCGGTGCAACAATGCGACTCGGACATTATCCGTGCGTCCTCAAAGAAAATACCAAAAGTTATGATGCTTATCAACAACCTATTATTTTGGAGCGTCACCGTCATCGTTACGAGCTAAACAACCAATACCGTTCGCAATTGGAGGCAGCAGGTCTCCGTTTCAGCGGAATGTCGCCTGATGAGAGTCTCGTTGAGATCGCTGAAGTGGCGGATCATCCATGGATGGTAGGTTCACAGTTTCATCCTGAATTCCAATCGAAACCCCTTGCACCACATCCACTTTTCCGGGAATTTATCGCCGCGGTGCTTTCTCATCAGGGCGAGGATCAAGATATGGAAGGAGCAAATACGTAA